The segment TCCATGAAGCTGGAACTGAGGCCAACATTCCTGAGGGACAGGACCTGTAATGTGGGGGCAATATCCCGGAGTGCAGCAATGCCCCCATTCAGAACCCCCCAGTTACCAGACAGGTCTAAGTGGGTGAGGGCGGTCCCCTGGAATGAGCAGTCTTGTAATGCCCCCAGCCCACAGCCCTCCAGAGAGAGGCTCTTCAAAGACGCCACATTCCTGAAATCCACACAGTTGGAGGGGCCCACAAGGTTGAAGCCAGCTGGTTGGGGACAAAGTGAGATCTGATTGTGGCTCATGTCAATTGTAGTGATATTACTGGCATCAGCGAAAAGGCCAGTGGGGACACCCAGGAGCTGGTTGGAGCTCAAGTTGAATGACCGGAGGCTCCTCAGGCAGCCAGGGAGCCCTGGAGCCAAGTGCAGCTCTGACAGCTCATTCTGGCTCAGGTCCAGCTCAGTGAGCGCTCCCGGGGGCTCGTGCTCCTTGATGTGGAGTGTCACCAGGCAATTCTGGTTAAGGTTCAGGTGGGAGAGGGAAGCCATTTTCTTCAGGAAGCCGTCTGGCAGGTATTGGAACTGGTTCTGGCTCATATCCAGGACGTGTAGATCTGCGAGGTCACTGGAAGCAAACTCTTCCCAGAGGTTGACGGTGGTGATGTTGGTCACATTGCCGTCCACAAAGAGGAACTGGGCCACCATCTCTTGTGGTGATGAGGTGTTGTACAGGTCCCTGTAGAAGCCCATGTTGTTGTCCCTCAACAGGAGGGTGTGCAACTTGCTGCACTGGGGCAGGAGTGGGAAAAACAGCAGCTGGTTGTGAGAGAGGTCCAGCATCTCCAGCTCAAAGGCAGCATCCACCCCAGATGCCAGGAACCATTCCAGGACATTGTAGCTGATGTTGAGGGACCGCAGCTGCGTGAGGCCGAAGTCCACAATGCAAGGGAGGTTGTTATAGGCCAGGTTTAGGTGTCTCAGCTCAGTCAAGCCATGGAACGCTCCACCCTCAATCTCAAAGATGTAGTTCCTCTGCAAATCCAGCTCTCTGAGACGCCCCAGGCCCTCAAAGATGGAGTCATCAAGCCTCATTATGGTGTTCCTCGCCAGGGACACTGACTGCAATGAAGAGAGGTTCTGGAGCATGAGGGCTGCCATGTCTTCTGTGAGGGAGTTCCCTGACAGGTCCAGCTGCCGCAGCCCCTGCAGGCCATGGAAGGCAGCCGCTGTCTCCTTGTAGCTCTCTGCCAGAGCGTTATCAGGCAGCTCCAGGCTGTGCAGATGCACCTGCTCCTGGAAGGCTCCACGACTGATGCGCCCCAGGTGGCAGCCGTGCAGGCTGAGGCTCTCCAGGTGAGGGTAATGCTGGAGGGAATGATTCCACAGGATCTTGAGAGGGTTGGCATCCAGGATGAGCACctgggaggagggtgggagaTTGCTGGGCACTGAAGCAAGGTTCTGCCCTCGGCAGTCAGCCACTCCATCCACCTAGGTTCCAAAACACACTGGTCAGCAGGGAGGAGGCTTCTGAGGCAGAACTTTATGTATAGAAACTAGTTAATTCATCAGAGTGTTCCtgcaatggctgggaatggctctAGAgatcataatatttttaaaaggataggAAAATGTAGAACAAAAGGAAACTTTGTTCTTTGCCTTCATGCTGAAATAGCCAGGAGCTGAGCTCCAGGTCCCACTTAAAATGTACCATGTGTAGAGAAGGTCTGAGCACCTGTCCATCTGGTGCTGAATGGTGACAATTGTACTTTCAGTTTGGTTTTAACTATGAGAAAAATTGAAGACCAGGTCTCTGGTCAAATGCCTCTGCCATTTATttcctgggtgaccttgggcaaatcatttagCCTAAGTCTATTATTTCCTATAAAAAATGGAGTTAAAGATAGTACCTACTTGAGAGGATTGCAGTGAGATCAGACGAGTGGCTGCACAGTGCTTGACATACAGGGACCCCTATTAATGCAAACGGTCACCACTGCAATGTTACTGCTATTACTGTAACACCTGTGTGTCTAACAGAGACACTGCCAAACAACCAGAGGTGCTGTGGCATCTTCAGCTCACCCACAGAAGCTTTGCCTGCAAGGCTCCCCTACATTCTGTATTGAGAGATGGTAGAGCTTCAAAGGACTTCAGAGTTCATCACTACCCTGAGTCCACAGAGAAGTAGAGAGGGGTCTGTAGAGAAATAAAGAGCcaatggcagagctgagacttGTGACCAGAGGTCTTAATGCCCAGTCCAGTGCTTTTTCTCAATACTGTTCTACCACGATTGAACAGCATAAGGAGGCAAAGGGGGTGGGGCTACCCTGTTCTCCCTGCAGAAATCAAATAAGCCTTAGGATACTTTAACGCAGTCCAGTGTTTTACAAGATTGGCAAAAGCAATCAGCTGCCGGGCTTTGGTTAGGCGTCCAGGAAAAAAGTTTTAAGTGGGAAGACAGAAGAGCAACGGCATTCCTTTCCACAGGTTGATGAGTAGGACAGGGCCAGTGATTGCCTGAAACTGTGCACCCAACCCCAGGGCCAACTGGAATCCTGGTAGAGAGGAAGCAGCACAGGTTTGGAGATATGACAGACTCAAGTCTGACTCATGGCTGTGCAACTGACTAGCTTTGGACTCTGCACAAGGAATTAACTTCTTGGAGCACCAAGTTCTTTAtctgattattaaaataaaacatcctAATAGTTAAAAATTGATACAGtaccaaaatacagaaaattaaactctTCAGTAACCTCAGCCTCTCCCTCAAAAAAACACCACTAAGCTTTTGTTACATCTCCTTCTGGACTCTTTCCTACATGTATTATctaccttaaatatatatatttttatgagacTGTACTCTACAAACTTCTCAGCAATctacttttttctccttcagaaatATGATAGCCATATTGCCtcggcaataaaaataaattcgaTCATACTCTTTTTAGCACCTGTATATTATTCATTGCATGAACAGCATATGAATAGTGGCTAAGAGCAAGAATTCTAGGGTAGGTCCATCTCGGTTCTCTTTTTATCATATGGGTAGCACTGGGTACCCAACCAGTCAGGCTCTTTATTACTCCACCTATAAAGTGGAAATTATACTTGTAGTTTTCTTATAGGGTTGTTCTTATAGGGTGGATTCAGCATGATTGCTTATGTAAAACACTCAACACAGAACCTGAcacataaatgcttaataaatgttagctataagATTAGCATAATTAATTAATCTCCTACTTTTGACCATTTAAGTTGTTTCTAATTTCCAGATGAATGTAAGAATGAATTTGTTAGGTTCCTTCCatacctcccctccccaccaaatGTCTTTAGATTTTGACTGAGATGGCATAACAATTATGTGTTAATCTGGGGGAGAACTGACATATTTACAAAACTGAATCTCCCCACGCAGAAACAACGTGCATTTCTTTATTTGAGTAAGTGTTGGTCTGCCCCTCAACAGGGGCATCCTCTGGAGAATGTTGTGGTTAGGGGCTTTTCTCAAGCTGTGAGACCCTTTTTCCCCACAgctgctgcagttgtaggggTCACACCTCTGCAATTCCCTGTGGCCTCACTGAAGTGCTCCAAAATGACCATATGACCATTAGAGCCCACCATGTCCACTTTAATAACatcaaatagctaaagcaaggAGGGGCAATGGAGGGTACCTGGACTCTCAAACTCTCAGCCCTCAATTCAGAAGAGCCATGGGAACTCCTCCCTTTGAGCTCACTGGCAGCAGAGTCCCTTCTGCCCACCAGGCTGGAGAGGGTCAGGCAGGGAGTCTAGCCTGAACCCTGAAAGTTATCAAAGAACTCATgccttcttcccttctcttcttaTTCCTGGGCTAGCTACTGTGAAGTTAATCTTACACTGTCTCTGCAGCAGAGACCACCAGCAACAAGAACAACAGATGGAGCACACAGCACTTACTACCCAAGGCACTATTctgagtgctttacatatattagctCACTTAATCATCCTGAGAACCCCGTGTTATGGTATTATTGGTTGGTGCTATTATTACCTccaaattttacagatgaggaaactgagacacaaagtGGCCCCAAAGTCACTAGTAGTAAACTGGGGTTTGGCTCATAACCCTTACCCCATACTGGAGCACACCACAGTGTGGCAGCTAGAGGTTACTAAAAGTGGTAAAGAACCATGACCAGctgggttttttaaatttatcagcTTCAAGAACACATTTTTGAATTCAAGTATTAACTTTGACATCAACTTTGCCTCCCCAGGGCCTGATATTTAATAGAACTCAAGGaatgtttattaaatatatgTTTCTCAAGCAGATTTTTTATATTGCTCTGTTATagacaaaggaaaaaatttctagaaatgtgCTCAGCTGTTATGAGGCAAGTTTGTTTCCACGTATATAGGCTGAAAGCCCTGGAGAGAGTAAATCATAAAAGGTCAGGTACCCATTTCCTGGACTGTCTTAGCCTAAGCGTGGTCAAATACATTGCTCTGCAGTGCAGCGTGGGCTGTGTGCTCTTCAGTACTGATGCTTAAGCATTGCTATCAGCTCATATGCCAACTTTGAGATAGGGCTTCTCCAAGTTTAATATAAACCACCCAGAGATTCTGATACCATTAGTGGAGCTCAACCATCTAGATTTTTAACACGGTTCCAGTTAGCAGACCTAGGTCTGTCTCTGGGGACTTCTATCTTCAGCAGGTATGAAAAAGTTCAGGCAGGGGCTGTCTGGCCTTTCCCAGGCATCATCTTAACCTTGGGTTAGAGAGTAGCTTGCACATGCCATTGTGCAAGGCACGTACAGAGTGATTCAGACTCTTTCATTCCCAGCGCTCCTTGATGGACAATCCATCAGCTTTCCAAATGGACCAAACCTTGTCAGGACAGGAGCGACAAAAAACTTGGAGTCCCTGGGAAAACTCACCAACTTGCAGCCCCCTTGAGAAGCTGCTGTAGCCATCCCACTTCGGTTCCTCCATTCTGCTGTCATTAGGTGAAAACCCAGGCAGAGCCAGAGGGGCAGTAACTCCATCTCAAGTACGGcactggggaggaaggaagaagcgAGTGAGTGAAGGACATCCCAGAGGGCTCCTTTGCACTCTCAGTAGGAGCCAGTTCCCAGTTATGTCTGGTCTTcgaggcccagggaggggcaAACCCACAGATTATTCAAATACCTCAAGTTGGCCAACACTTTCAACCTTTCACTGCAGCTGTCAACAAGAACTCATTTTCATTTTGCCTCTACCATTTGATGGATGGGTGGCTGGACACTGAAACTCTGAGGAGTCCAGCAGCAGAAGAGAAAAGCCAAGGATTTGAGGAATCAGGTCTCAGGTCCCTGAGAGTGTGGCATGTTTTGTAGTTCTCTTGAAGTCCTCCTCCCAAACTCGAATCTGCCTGATACATTGCCTGAGCTCCATAAATATCTGCTGAATGATTGAATGAACAAAGGAATGGTGAACTGGGGTTGAAATATTAATTGTCACCTCTGGTCCTACAGAGTTCCTAATTGCTGTGTTGACACGAGGCTTTTAGAGAAGAGTAAATGTCATTTGAATATAGCTCTTTGAAAAAGGATTTTGATATTTGCCTGGATATGTGAAAAAATTGAGGGGAAAGTGAAAAGTGATCTTCAGATATAAGAATTATTGATGAAGTTTGTTACCAGCCCTCTTACCTGGCCAGTGAGCACAAAACAGGAGTCAGGAAAAGGCTAAAAATTATACATATACTAACAGGATTTTAGGAGGAACCATAACAGAAAAGTATATCCTCCTCCATCACATTTTTAGAGGTGAGCATACAAGGGCCCAGAGTTAATAATGACTTACTCAAGATTCCAGATCGATGTAGAGATAGGGGTGGGAGCATCCCCCAGTTCCTCCTCCTTGGGCCCCAGGATGAGACCTCTCTCTGTAGAGGCTGTTGAATCACCTTACCCTCTGGTTGGGAGAGTTTACAGTCCAGTGGCATCTCCTTCCAGCTCTACGTTCCTCAGAACCAGAGGCAAGTACCCAGCCCCATCATCCTGTCTGCCCCATCCTCTCCTTGGCATCTACCCTGGAAGGACCATTGGGCCTGCTTTCCAGTCCTCTCCTGGGCCAGCAGCACCAGTGCTAATGCGCACCTCCTCACTGCTGCATGGGACCCACAGACCTTTCTGCCTGACACATCTAGGCCACCTTGGgccccttcctctttctttttcttcgaATAAGTTTATACATCTCTAAGGCTAATTTTAACTTCCTGGTCAGATTTGAATACTCACCAGTGAAAACAGAAAAGCTAAGTGAAACCAGGCAAATCAACTTCAGCTTCAGGTCAGACCAGCTCTCCTTACCACAGAGGGAACCTCCAATTCAGAATTCATCAGTATTTGCTGGATACTGGGAATCCCCCACCTCTGCAGGAATTATTACCTTGTGGCATGAATAGGGCACAGATGGCAAAGCCATCTGGGCTCCTGTCCtagcacacacacgtacacacacacacacacgtccacCCCTGAAACATTGGGATCACTGCCCACCTTGAGATaaagttgccagatttagcaaattgCAGGATGCCATTTGAATGTCAAATTAACAACCGATAACTTTCTAGTGTAaatatgtcccatgcaatatttgggacatactaaaaaaattcatttttcatatGACATTCAAATTTCACTGGGCATGCTGTCTTTTGTtgaagaaagacagggagatgggAACCATGGGCctgtttccttcctccctccctccctcaccccgtCCATCAGGCTTGGGATGGTACATGCTGTTGCAACACTGACCCTTCTAGATCAGCCAGCCCATGTATTGAAACACTGGCTTCTGGATGTGTATAGGGTAAGAGTGCAGTTTCTTCAAGAAGGATATAATTCTTCAGACAGGAATGCTAAATAGGCCTGGTGTCAGGCCCAGGGTGTAATTTTGATTTCTAGGTCAATGAGAaaatttttgtgattttaaaacatattttctcctttttcctaaaCTCAGCCAGCCAATCCAGAAAACTTTTGCTGTCCCGTATGGGCAACTCCTTCTCTCAAGAGGCAGCATGGTAAAAGTATGGGGTTTGGAACTACACAGACCAGGGTTTGAATCCTCGCTCCAGTATTTGTTTTCTGTCCTTGAGCAATTCACATCAAGTCTCTAAGACTCAGACTCAGGTAATTCttctacaaaatggggataataactatTCAGAATTTTTATGAGAATCAATCTGTATATGTGAAAGTGCTTCATTAACTATGAGTTAACAACATAATTATTACTTATGAGTTCCAAACACCAACGAGCTGGGTAAGTGGTTGTTATTTCTATGCATAATCGCCAAGGTAATTCAATAGCTatacaagaaggaaaaagaatgaaaaatttgGCTTAACAAATGAATATATCACTATACTAACTAAATGGGTGAAATATGTGGGAAGATTGGATTAAAAATTCTGCATTAATAAATACCAGAACAAGACTAATCCCAGTAGCAGTTGACTATGGTGGTTGAGAACTGTTTGTTCTCGGACCCGTGCCTTATCCTTTCCCTACCCTGCTTTGTACTGCAGGGGGCTGACTTCTAAAGGCTGTTTCCCAAGCTCTGAGTGTCAGCTGGCGTTCAGCAGGTTTGCTCAAAGGGAGGTAGATGGTAAAAGGAGGAGAGAATTCAGGgtatttctttccctccctctctgcctttgaCCGAGAAGTCCTTAAGCTTCTTCTGGTGACTTCTAGGTTCTGAAACACCCTTCTCCCTTTCTTTACCTTTCCTCTACCTAGGGAAGGTCACAGTTTCCTGAGGTGGCTAATCTCTGGGTTaactgtctgtgctctggttgGCTTCTCAGCCTCTTCCATTACAGGTGGCCAATTTCCTGCACtgaatttcctcctttttaaataATCTAGGCATTTCTGTTTCCTGGTTGGGCCTTGATTAATACAATTATGTAAGGGAGGATGGCCTTGGAGCAGTACTAAACAAGAAGGTATGTAGTAactctgaaaataaataaaagactgtcaaaataataacaatttaGGTTGAGAAACACTCTTCCTGGACTGTGTAGCTGCAGAAGGCTTAATCAGAGTCAGAGCACTGCAAAGATTACAAGATAAACAATCTGGAGGCCAAATCTCTCTCGAAAATCCCATGAACCCTCTCCTGTATGCACAGGACTGCTTCCTCTCTACCCACATGTAACCTTAGTTAGGTGAAGATCCCTCAACAGAGACTCCAGCTGTAAGAGAGCAAGTAAGCTTAAGTGTGTAGTTAAGTTACTGTCCAACTTTACAACTGTCTCTCTGACATCTCCCAAAAAATGCATCCATTTTTTTAAGCCAAATCATCTGAGATATATTTTTGGTGGAGAAAGGGAAGTGAATGGAAAACACTTATGATGGAGGATACACGTGGCAGTATGACATTATAATTAAACTGGAACCTCCCCTCATTATAATTAAAAGTGCTTGAAACAATGGTTCCCATTTCATAGACTGTGCAGCACTGTGGAGCCACAGAGTTAATACAAAGGAATCACAAATCTGCCCATGTTCCAAATAGGGTCTGAATAAGTTTGTGTCTCCTCCTGGTCTAGGCGACCATTGAGAAAATATACTTTATAAGACCCGAGATCTCGACATGCGAAGCAGATACCATTAACAGACTCTGCTTGTATCTGTTCTTCCTAAATGAGACAACAAGGCTGAAGAGTTCCTTCCAAGTGTAGAGGCAGAAAATGGTTACATTCCATTCTCTTTTATGTAGAGAGTATACATTTCATATTCTTTTATTCACTTTGTTTCTGTAAGgtctctctatatcttttctGCAGTCATGGTTATCATGATCATGGCTAAAGCCAAAGACTGTGAGCTTCTAAACACTGGAAAGCTTGAAAGACAAGACACTATTGACCCAGGTGCTAGCAGGAAGTAAGATTCTGTACTGTGTCTGTAATGCATTGGACCTGGAGATATTAAGATTATAAATTCTACCTCCTGTTAAAGTGAAGTCCTTTTAGTGTCACATTTATATGTCTtacttatctattctgtttatgtcTAGTCATCACTCTTTGTAAACATTAGTCTTGAGTTGGTTATCACAGAAACCTGTGATTCCACTCCATCTTCATCCCTTGTCTATAAAGTactccttttcaggaagaaaGACCATATGGGTTTTTGTCTGGCTTTTCTCTTTCCAGACCTGGTCATAATAAATTAAGTGGTGAAAACAGattcatttcataaaaataacaCGAATCAAGACTGTCTTCTGAAACAGGAGAATGCTAACAGTGAGCAAGAAGAATGCACATCTTCTGcaaaaattcctttttcttaGAGATTTTGCTTGTTTACTCTTTTTGTTTCCACAAAATAATAGGAAGAATCTACTGCTTCACTGACCCATGTAAGTTAACCCAAGACTGATTGGATGGTCTTATGGGCTGTGTGAAACAGTGAAAAGGATGGGAACATTTACTACTTTCGTAAGGGGATCCTGGTCTTGCCAGCAGTGGCTCAGCTGTAAGCTGAGGCAGCATTTCCTTATCCATGCCCATGACCATGTCAGTTCTGGGCTCAGGATTGCTTGGACGGAAGATGACAGCCACATGCAGGCCACATGCAGTCCCCTTTGGTGCAGGGGACATGTGGGTGATACTTACATTTGCAACGGACTGTAAAGAAAAGGTGAATGAAATCTTTTGACTGGCCTCTGCTTCCTGAAGCCCTGAAATTTCCATGTCTTTATCATCATATGAATTAAAATAGTGCAGGAGTACAGTAGCATCCCTATTTTGATCAGGTCCTCTATGTATATAACTTTTTTCTTCAAATGTATGTAGATTTtcctaaattaataaaatttaccTCCTTTTAAGGGTTATTAATTGCACGTAGCTTTCCATAATGGTGTCTTAATCAGCTGGTAGTAAAACACAACCACAGGTAAAGACCAGTCTACAGGTAATTTTTATTCATAAGAAGGTCTCCTTATGCTCAAAGTTTGGGAATACTAAGGACTAATTCTGCCCTTTATTTTGCTGTGGGTTTTGGATGCATTTTCAGGAAAGGATGATGAATTTCTAATATTCAGGGGTACCCTGACTATTACCTCCTTCCTCCCCAGGTCTCTCACTTCCCACCCTCTCCAGTTGCTGCTACTACAGATGCCACCAGAGCTGGGCTGCAACCTCTTTGCTAAAGGTGCTAGTAGCAAGTGTTAAGAGTGCTATACATATATTAGCATGCAATTGAgaattttcttctgaaaataaTCAAATAAGCTGAAAAAGCTTTAAACAAAGAGGTCTTTGGAGAAAGTAGTTAACTCTCAGCGGTATCTGGTGTTAGAAACAAATTCTTATAGACTGGTCTGAGGGGAGAGAATCTCTAAAAGCAGTGTATGCACATGTGCAGGGTGTAAATGTGTGACGGTGATGCCAGTGGACGGAAAGGTACAGGTGCTAGATAGGGAGCTCCACAGAAAGGGAGCCTGCCTTTGtttaaaaatgcaagagcaaatcCCACCTGGGATcctgagagaaagggaaggacaGCTGGTCACAGACCACAGAGAATAGATAATAAAGTACAGATACCCTAGACTGTGACCACTTCAAGCAACTCCTACTGCCACGAAGTATTTGAAGCCTCAGGCAAGCAGCTTTGGTCTCTGATTCTTAGCAAAAAATGAAAGTGAACTTAACGTTCATCAAATGTTCGAATTCAGCATTTCCTATGGTGAGACTACCTGACATTCTGAGCCTCCCAGGTGTGGTGCCGTGGGAAACACAGAGCCCCATCTCTGTAGTGCCCTTGCCATAAAAGTTtgccgagagagagagagagagagagagagagagagagagagagagagagagagagagagagagagagccaatctgacaaaatgttaacagttggTGAATCTGGGTGAAGAATTCATGGAAAT is part of the Manis pentadactyla isolate mManPen7 chromosome 1, mManPen7.hap1, whole genome shotgun sequence genome and harbors:
- the NRROS gene encoding transforming growth factor beta activator LRRC33 isoform X2; translated protein: MELLPLWLCLGFHLMTAEWRNRSGMATAASQGGCKLVDGVADCRGQNLASVPSNLPPSSQVLILDANPLKILWNHSLQHYPHLESLSLHGCHLGRISRGAFQEQVHLHSLELPDNALAESYKETAAAFHGLQGLRQLDLSGNSLTEDMAALMLQNLSSLQSVSLARNTIMRLDDSIFEGLGRLRELDLQRNYIFEIEGGAFHGLTELRHLNLAYNNLPCIVDFGLTQLRSLNISYNVLEWFLASGVDAAFELEMLDLSHNQLLFFPLLPQCSKLHTLLLRDNNMGFYRDLYNTSSPQEMVAQFLFVDGNVTNITTVNLWEEFASSDLADLHVLDMSQNQFQYLPDGFLKKMASLSHLNLNQNCLVTLHIKEHEPPGALTELDLSQNELSELHLAPGLPGCLRSLRSFNLSSNQLLGVPTGLFADASNITTIDMSHNQISLCPQPAGFNLVGPSNCVDFRNVASLKSLSLEGCGLGALQDCSFQGTALTHLDLSGNWGVLNGGIAALRDIAPTLQVLSLRNVGLSSSFMEVDFSGFGNLRDLDLSGNSLTNFPRFRDCLALQTLDLRRNLLTALPQKAVSRQLMRSLQTIYLSQNPYDCCRVEGWGALQHLHTITDLAKVTCNLSSKVVRLMDLPRGVPQDCKWEQADMGLLYLVLILPSCLTLLVACTVIFLTFRKPLLQVIKSRCHWSPIY
- the NRROS gene encoding transforming growth factor beta activator LRRC33 isoform X1, translating into MELLPLWLCLGFHLMTAEWRNRSGMATAASQGGCKLGSLYVKHCAATRLISLQSSQVDGVADCRGQNLASVPSNLPPSSQVLILDANPLKILWNHSLQHYPHLESLSLHGCHLGRISRGAFQEQVHLHSLELPDNALAESYKETAAAFHGLQGLRQLDLSGNSLTEDMAALMLQNLSSLQSVSLARNTIMRLDDSIFEGLGRLRELDLQRNYIFEIEGGAFHGLTELRHLNLAYNNLPCIVDFGLTQLRSLNISYNVLEWFLASGVDAAFELEMLDLSHNQLLFFPLLPQCSKLHTLLLRDNNMGFYRDLYNTSSPQEMVAQFLFVDGNVTNITTVNLWEEFASSDLADLHVLDMSQNQFQYLPDGFLKKMASLSHLNLNQNCLVTLHIKEHEPPGALTELDLSQNELSELHLAPGLPGCLRSLRSFNLSSNQLLGVPTGLFADASNITTIDMSHNQISLCPQPAGFNLVGPSNCVDFRNVASLKSLSLEGCGLGALQDCSFQGTALTHLDLSGNWGVLNGGIAALRDIAPTLQVLSLRNVGLSSSFMEVDFSGFGNLRDLDLSGNSLTNFPRFRDCLALQTLDLRRNLLTALPQKAVSRQLMRSLQTIYLSQNPYDCCRVEGWGALQHLHTITDLAKVTCNLSSKVVRLMDLPRGVPQDCKWEQADMGLLYLVLILPSCLTLLVACTVIFLTFRKPLLQVIKSRCHWSPIY